In a single window of the Biomphalaria glabrata chromosome 13, xgBioGlab47.1, whole genome shotgun sequence genome:
- the LOC129922590 gene encoding uncharacterized protein LOC129922590 produces the protein MNATDLAVWKEQHDCCTNHHKSSKSMEQDSAVILWNRSVAKYNFRYVEMLSDGDSSAFKAVLESKPYADKAVTKLDCINHAHKRMGTALRKLAKESHLGGRGVGRLTEKKCDSLQNFYRGAIIDNIPDVSKMRNAVWAGLYHSMSTDTEHHHRQCPLGENSWCWYQQAISLGQDPDSHSNHKASTFLSLEVAHKLIPIYRRMSDESLLQRMAHGGTQNNNESLNAMIWTRCPKTSFMGLGRVKGSVARAVSIFNAGANELINVMNKMHIDVSYVTLNNLKKVNDKRIIQSDTTSQEDYRKRRKTVSLTRFEKVREELAKDGNVYGAGAH, from the coding sequence ATGAACGCAACTGACCTCGCAGTTTGGAAAGAACAGCATGATTGCTGTACTAATCACCACAAATCCAGTAAGTCTATGGAACAGGACAGTGCTGTAATTCTGTGGAATCGTTCTGtggcaaaatataattttagataTGTGGAGATGCTGAGTGATGGAGATTCTTCTGCTTTTAAAGCTGTGCTTGAGTCTAAGCCATATGCTGATAAAGCTGTTACTAAACTTGACTGTATCAATCATGCCCATAAACGTATGGGGACAGCGCTTCGAAAACTTGCCAAAGAAAGCCATCTTGGTGGCAGAGGAGTTGGCaggttaacagaaaaaaaatgtgacagtTTGCAAAATTTTTATCGTGGTGCTATAATAGACAATATTCCAGATGTGTCCAAAATGAGGAATGCTGTTTGGGCAGGATTATACCACTCCATGTCTACAGATACTGAACACCATCATCGACAATGTCCATTAGGAGAAAATAGTTGGTGCTGGTACCAACAAGCGATTTCGTTGGGACAAGACCCTGACAGCCACTCTAATCATAAGGCATCAACATTTTTGTCTCTAGAGGTGGCTCACAAGCTAATTCCAATTTATCGAAGAATGTCAGATGAGTCCTTGCTTCAACGAATGGCTCATGGTGGTACTCAAAACAACAACGAAAGCCTTAATGCTATGATTTGGACGAGATGTCCTAAAACAAGTTTCATGGGACTTGGCAGAGTGAAAGGCAGTGTTGCTAGAGCTGTGTCAATATTTAATGCTGGCGCCAATGAATTAATTAACGTGATGAATAAGATGCATATTGATGTTTCTTATGtaacattaaataatttaaaaaaggtcaatgataaaagaattattcagtCTGACACTACTAGCCAAGAGgattatagaaaaagaagaaagactgTTTCTTTAACACGGTTTGAAAAAGTCAGAGAGGAATTGGCCAAAGATGGGAATGTATATGGTGCTGGTGCTCATTAG